One Panicum virgatum strain AP13 chromosome 9K, P.virgatum_v5, whole genome shotgun sequence genomic region harbors:
- the LOC120648216 gene encoding nascent polypeptide-associated complex subunit alpha, muscle-specific form-like — protein MKKWLGVQHTAPNNVNVCSSDKRRKDHIALSKPKLRAGLLACPFRRGSPPSPCPPARPRLTGQAQETHATGRCYCWPTPAMDFDDHDDGNEMAPMPVSSSYETPPLVAGFGSAAPHKPPGEPVPLARPLALPSSGRDDGDDLSGMARPMSATGAVSGMSLGGAGPSGSAGPVSSKKRSSRWSSCGRPPAPPPRCGGRHSWWRSWRVQWTGWKTAGRSHRCLAPPPRAVARCHAARGRVQPPRATPGDPGVPRRPEPRHRAVGAPRHSAQSRGPRSCSTTERVPAGSGLVRLPPWAPATAPPDGASEAAAPGPRLPGHQPASPNGAAAEAVPCPGLRARRVKGRQRRGLAVARTGVEERRHGLAAAVDVLERARGSAGGGLSEGEDDRWARG, from the exons ATGAAAAAGTGGCTTGGTGTGCAGCACACCGCACCGAATAATGTAAATGTTTGTAGCTCAGATAAAAGACGAAAAGACCATATTGCCCTCAGCAAGCCCAAGCTGCGTGCCGGTCTGCTCGCCTGCCCATTCCGCCgtggctcgccgccgtccccttGCCCGCCTGCACGGCCGCGGCTCACAGGCCAGGCACAAGAAACACATGCCACCGGGCGCTGCTACTGCTGGCCGACGCCGGCCATGGACTTCGACGACCACGACGACGGCAACGAGATGGCGCCGATGCCCGTGAGCTCCAGCTACGAAACCCCGCCGCTGGTGGCCGGGTTCGGCAGCGCGGCGCCGCACAAGCCGCCCGGCGAGCCCGTCCCCCTCGCAAGGCCGCTAGCGCTGCCGTCCAGCGGGCGTGACGATGGCGACGACCTGTCCGGGATGGCCAGGCCCATGTCGGCCACGGGCGCGGTGAGCGGCATGTCCCTGGGCGGCGCCGGGCCCTCCGGCTCGGCCGGGCCTGTGTCCAGCAAGAAGCGAagctcgcgctggagctcctgTGGAcggcccccggcgccgccgccgcggtgtgGAGGGAGGCACTCGTGGTGGCGGTCTTGGCGCGTGCAGTGGACAGGATGGAAGACCGCGGGCCGGAGCCACCGCTGCCTCGCCCCGCCACCCCGCGCCGTCGCGCGCTGCCACGCCGCCCGTGGACGCGTCCAGCCGCCGCGTGCCACCCCGGGGGACCCGGGCGTGCCCCGGCGTCCCGAGCCGCGCCACCGGGCCGTGGGCGCGCCCCGCCATAGCGCGCAGTCCCGCGGGCCGCGGTCCTGCAGCACCACCGAGCGCGTCCCCGCCGGATCTGGACTCGTGAG GCTGCCGCCCTGGGCCCCGGCCACCGCGCCCCCGGACGGCGCTTCGGAGGCTGCCGCCCCGGGCCCCCGGCTGCCGGGCCACCAGCCGGCGTCGCCGAACGGCGCTGCCGCGGAGGCCGTCCCGTGCCCCGGCCTCCGCGCGCGCCGGGTcaaggggcggcagcggcgcgggctaGCGGTGGCGCGGACTGGTGtcgaggagcggcggcacgggctagcggcggcggtcgaCGTGCTGGAGCGGGCGCGGGGGAGTGCCGGCGGTGGCCTGTCGGAAGGGGaagatgacaggtgggcccgaggGTAA
- the LOC120646839 gene encoding uncharacterized protein LOC120646839: MSNPCVLSADPSGLFLVLAPPSVSERPLTEARVHRGSEGVERTIHIGRIPTPACFVLDVPSAAASRVPDPDFLNASSVGVIAAPGGRGYMVVEFQNIVGCDEATLIGFSDRLLVRSRRVVRAGRRQPPAQLDLEFRRRHLPRRQAMVGRPRLRPLRRPAGRGLRAAPESRRTRRGPSRLQLLLPEKARLPPQRAGQQWQVPLSRDELSAPAPGRRTEVHHAHPEKAQWTPEYCVSFAEIWAGESYKAAGLPKKAPVVALIHPKNPDVVYFFVEYLFAVNMHTKVVEGEFHMVGASRVLAWELPPALTAGSSGSL; the protein is encoded by the exons ATGTCCAACCCCTGCGTCCTCTCCGCGGACCCCTCCGGCCTCTTCCTCGTCCTCGCCCCGCCGTCCGTGTCCGAGCGCCCCCTCACTGAGGCGCGCGTCCACCGCGGCTCCGAGGGCGTCGAGCGCACCATCCACATCGGCCGCATCCCCACGCCAGCCTGCTTCGTCCTCGAcgtgccctccgccgccgcctcccgcgtcCCCGACCCGGACTTCCTCAACGCCTCCAGCGTCGGCGTCATCGCCGCGCCCGGCGGCCGCGGGTACATGGTCGTCGAGTTCCAGAACATCGTCGGCTGCGACGAGGCCACGCTGATCGGCTTCTCTGATCGGCTTCTCGTCCGAAGCCGGCGAGTGGTTCGAGCAGGACGTCGCCAACCCCCTGCCCAGCTGGATCTGGAGTTTCGACGACGTCATCTCCCACGACGGCAAGCTATGGTGGGTCGACCTCGCCTGCGACCCCTTCGCCGACCAGCCGGACGTGGCCTTCGTGCCGCTCCCGAAAGCAGGCGAACACGGCGGGGCCCGTCACGCTTGCAGCTACTGCTCCCAGAGAAAGCGCGCCTCCCGCCGCAGCGCGCAGGTCAGCAATGGCAAGTTCCGTTGTCTCGAGATGAGCTGTCCGCTCCAGCGCCAGGGCGGCGCACCGAAGTTCACCATGCACACCCGGAGAAAGCTCAGTGGACGCCCGAGTACTGTGTAAGCTTTGCCGAGATCTGGGCCGGCGAGAGCTACAAGGCGGCGGGGCTGCCGAAGAAGGCGCCCGTGGTCGCCCTCATCCACCCCAAGAACCCCGACGTCGTCTACTTCTTCGTGGAGTACCTCTTCGCCGTCAACATGCATACCAAGGTGGTGGAGGGCGAATTCCACATGGTCGGCGCCTCCCGTGTTCTCGCGTGGGAGCTGCCGCCCGCGCTAACTGCAG GTTCCTCCGGGAGTCTCTGA
- the LOC120646838 gene encoding heat shock 70 kDa protein 8-like, producing the protein MAEQLYTVASDSETTGEDKSQPSFPDVAIGIDIGTSKCSVAVWDGHQVELLKNTRNQKGMRSYVMFKDDNLSAGVTGGTAQENAHEERDILSGSAIFNMKRLIGRMDTDEVVQASKALPFLVQTLGIGVRPFIAALVNNMWRSTTPEEVLAIFLLELKALVEMHLKHPVRNAVLTIPVAFSRFQQTRIERACAMAGLHVLRLMPEPTAVALLYAQQQQQQLMHDNMGSGIEKIALIFNMGAGYCDVAVTATAGGVSQIRALSGCTIGGEDILQNIMRHVLPNFDSFYAGQTMDRIRSMGLLRIATQDAIHRLANQETVEINVDLGNGQKVSKVLDHSEFEQVNWGIFEKCEKIINQCLLDAKLVPEDINDVMLVGGCSRIPRIRSLVLGLCKKEVSYKNIDTLEAAVAGAALEGAIASGVTDPSGSLDLLTIQATPMNLGIRADGDNFAAIIPRNTTVPARRDMLFTTTQDNQSEALIAVYEGEGERAEDNHLLGYFKITGIPPVPKGSVEISVCMDIDAANVLRVFAGVVKPQGPAIPPFIEVRMPTLDDGHGWCGQALAKMYGKTLDLAVLPKKLQP; encoded by the coding sequence ATGGCTGAACAGCTGTATACTGTGGCATCGGATAGTGAAACCACAGGGGAAGACAAATCACAGCCGTCATTTCCTGATGTTGCTATCGGCATTGACATTGGGACTTCCAAATGCAGTGTTGCTGTTTGGGACGGCCACCAAGTTGAGCTCTTAAAAAACACCCGCAATCAGAAAGGGATGAGGTCGTATGTCATGTTCAAAGATGACAATCTTTCAGCAGGAGTTACTGGAGGAACAGCTCAGGAAAATGCACATGAGGAAAGAGATATCTTGTCAGGAAGTGCCATATTCAACATGAAACGACTGATTGGAAGAATGGACACGGATGAAGTAGTTCAAGCTAGCAAGGCCCTCCCTTTTCTTGTGCAAACATTGGGTATTGGCGTGAGACCATTTATTGCAGCACTCGTGAACAATATGTGGCGATCTACAACCCCTGAAGAAGTTCTTGCCATCTTTCTGCTTGAATTGAAGGCATTGGTAGAGATGCATCTTAAACACCCGGTGAGGAATGCTGTGCTTACCATTCCAGTTGCATTCAGTCGGTTTCAACAGACCAGGATTGAGAGAGCTTGTGCAATGGCTGGGCTGCATGTGTTGAGGTTGATGCCAGAGCCTACTGCTGTCGCACTTCTGTatgctcagcagcagcagcagcagcttatGCATGACAATATGGGAAGTGGCATTGAGAAAATTGCCCTGATATTTAACATGGGTGCTGGGTACTGTGATGTAGCTGTGACCGCCACTGCTGGAGGTGTTTCTCAAATAAGAGCATTATCAGGATGCACTATTGGTGGAGAGGATATCCTTCAGAATATAATGCGCCATGTTCTTCCCAATTTTGACAGTTTTTATGCTGGTCAGACAATGGATAGAATAAGGTCAATGGGTCTACTGCGAATTGCAACTCAGGATGCAATTCACAGACTGGCTAACCAGGAGACTGTAGAGATTAATGTAGATTTGGGGAATGGCCAGAAAGTGTCCAAAGTGCTAGACCATTCAGAGTTCGAACAAGTTAATTGGGGGATTTTTGAGAAGTGCGAGAAGATCATCAACCAGTGCTTGCTTGATGCGAAGTTAGTCCCAGAGGATATCAATGATGTCATGCTGGTTGGAGGGTGTTCTAGGATCCCCAGAATCAGAAGCCTTGTCCTGGGCTTGTGCAAGAAGGAAGTCTCTTACAAGAACATAGACACTCTAGAAGCTGCTGTTGCAGGTGCTGCATTGGAAGGAGCCATCGCTTCGGGAGTTACTGACCCTTCAGGGAGCCTGGATCTTCTGACAATTCAGGCGACCCCTATGAACCTGGGAATCCGAGCAGATGGCGATAACTTTGCAGCAATTATTCCCAGGAACACAACAGTTCCAGCAAGGAGGGACATGCTGTTCACAACAACGCAGGACAACCAGAGTGAAGCACTCATCGCTGTGTATGAAGGAGAAGGGGAACGCGCTGAAGACAACCATCTGCTAGGGTACTTCAAGATCACTGGCATTCCGCCGGTACCCAAGGGGTCGGTTGAGATCAGTGTGTGTATGGACATCGACGCTGCCAATGTCCTCAGAGTGTTTGCAGGAGTTGTCAAGCCTCAAGGGCCAGCCATTCCTCCCTTCATCGAGGTGAGGATGCCGACGCTCGATGATGGTCATGGTTGGTGCGGGCAGGCTCTGGCAAAGATGTATGGCAAGACTCTCGACCTTGCTGTTCTCCCCAAGAAGCTGCAGCCATGA
- the LOC120646837 gene encoding uncharacterized protein LOC120646837, whose product MAIDKVDAKEREKIEAVRKLLRKQAPLSAKQAQYCNDACVERFLRSRGESVKKAAKHLRTVLSWRETVGADHIMADEFSAELADGVAFVAGHDDDGRPVVVFRIKQDYPKFHSQKSFVRLLVFTLEVAVACMSRFVDQFVLLFDASFFRSASAFLNLLMGTLKIVADYYPGRLHRAFVIDPPSLFSVLWKGVRPFVELAPATAVVCSLDFEDSLEDASFTAYPRTASLRFEPAAVVGKAGVGSASSRFSVTPTDNPVKPWYLSTIPAPVGSRSVVPTSSPSLVGASPLSARSFSFASPAALRSTAATPPPFPRGGGGAPLTPSSAAKGQKTPPPAPQQFPRTPRPSFLQSPSMLFAFRKDGQASRVERERESFLPFLRFYRRPYDEISYRAKMRPPLGGLISIVGEKFKQKPVQQPLRRHAGLHQQHHHHCQHQQRI is encoded by the exons ATGGCCATCGACAAGGTGGACGCCAAGGAGAGGGAGAAGATCGAGGCCGTCCGCAAGCTGCTCCGCAAGCAGGCGCCGCTGTCCGCCAAGCAG GCGCAGTACTGCAACGACGCGTGCGTGGAGCGGTTCCTGCGGTCGCGGGGGGAGAGCGTGAAGAAGGCGGCCAAGCACCTGAGGACCGTCCTCTCATGGAGGGAGACCGTCGGAGCCG ATCACATCATGGCCGACGAGTTctccgccgagctcgccgacgGCGTGGCCTTCGTCGCCggccacgacgacgacggccgccCTGTCGTG GTGTTTCGAATCAAGCAGGACTACCCCAAGTTCCACTCCCAGAAATC GTTCGTGCGCCTGCTGGTGTTCACGCTGGAGGTGGCCGTCGCGTGCATGTCCCGGTTCGTGGACCAGTTCGTCCTCCTCTTCGACGCAA GCTTTTTCCGCTCGGCGTCGGCGTTCCTCAACCTGCTCATGGGCACGCTCAAGATCGTCGCCGACTACTACcccggccgcctccaccgcgcctTCGTCATCGACCCGCCGTCCCTCTTCTCCGTCCTCTGGAAG GGAGTGCGGCCGTTCGTGGAGctcgcgccggcgacggcggtggtgtGCTCGCTGGACTTCGAGGACTCGCTGGAGGACGCCTCGTTCACGGCGTACCCGCGGACGGCGTCTCTGCGGTTCGAGCCGGCGGCCGTCGTGGGGAAGGCCGGCGTCGGCTCGGCCTCGTCGCGGTTCTCCGTCACCCCCACCGACAACCCCGTCAAGCCGTGGTACCTCTCCACCATCCCGGCGCCCGTGGGCTCGCGCTCCGTGGTGCCCACCAGCAGCCCGTCGCTCGTCGGCGCGTCCCCGCTCTCCGCGCGCTCCTTCTCCTTCGCGTCCCCCGCCGCGCTGCGCTCCacggccgccacgccgccgccgttcccgcgcggcggcgggggcgcgccgctgacgccgtcctccgccgccaAGGGCCAGaagaccccgccgccggcgccgcagcagTTCCCGCGGACTCCGCGGCCGTCGTTCCTGCAGTCGCCGTCCATGCTGTTCGCGTTCCGCAAGGACGGGCAGGCCAGCCGCGTGGAGCGCGAGCGCGAGTCCTTCCTCCCGTTCCTGCGCTTCTACCGCCGGCCCTACGACGAGATATCCTACCGCGCCAAGATGCGCCCGCCGCTCGGCGGCCTCATCTCCATCGTCGGCGAGAAGTTCAAGCAGAAGCCGGTGCAGCAGCCGCTGCGCCGGCACGCCGGACTCcaccagcagcaccaccaccattgCCAACACCAGCAGAGGATCTGA